Proteins from a genomic interval of Gossypium hirsutum isolate 1008001.06 chromosome A09, Gossypium_hirsutum_v2.1, whole genome shotgun sequence:
- the LOC121203125 gene encoding protein TIME FOR COFFEE isoform X12, giving the protein MDRTREARRVSMASAATTNGLSRRRHRTSSLRDSPEEDGPVETHETARLRDRKKDRDRERERYRERERDRLSRTSKRRRGDRLMSNRGDGGDGTSEESVNDDEDDDDEDSGGTGGVGSVRTVSPNIIAGSLSMSNHHHHNHHHHQLQQHQQHQHRKSFPPPVKVIRTTPSAGMTASMTTSTSTWKPADEMIGVSVPRKARSATKRSHEWASSGGGGVGVLGGEQIHRQASTSPKPNANGTKQRPPKSSSKSSSSAQEEIEIEIAEVLYGMMRQPQVPSKQEIIGNDSAKFDSREVNKPNNDSKSVVSSPISISPSTLPQSSSILPSYSSSSATPMSAIAPKRKRPRPVKYEDENTTTTTPPPPIFPPRHSSISSTTTKVEIDQPAKVEATSPNLEKNSGPVAENDSGACDLMSSSKAGPVSSELVQAEPVKEEKNNLALDSKPSTEESESRDIGIGNKEESQSPKKESLSSPADNPSSAGLPLDDEREKSTVTKANSTVCENESQREEKFQIDLMAPPPSRSSPEREGETDVGASDPKPVAADVELEMKSLVNEDDKRMKIGKGDVNVEVEDNNKKAQPSAEEADSQKPVVNKERNLDLQLDLEKSDRDSGSGSVSGNKLNHHVQKLHHQHPSVEKTAHSGSLPLPMSIASWPGGLPPMGRYMAPLQGVVSMEGSAVSSAAIQPPHLLFSQPRPKRCATHCYIARNIHKHQQMMKMNAFWPAAPGSASLYGPKACNLNVVPPSELHGNIPGRGVNSVQEKGQGLAIFPGHVCKDKSSTAANNMVDAAQRKQIMLQQALPPGAPNNIMQGPAFIFPLNQQAAAASVRPGYVKSPPAACSTAASSTSNSALLSATPAGATAAPAFSFNYPNITGNETQYLAILQNNPYPFPIPAHVGAPPAYRGNHAQPMPFIHGSFYSSSQMLHPSQLQQQQQQQPPTQFQQSQQGHQNTSMSSGSSSSQKNLQNQQQRSHGGDVSSGSGNSQVFHASKKDSPHPLQLWQQQQQPSQNDSHQPRQLDGESDGKDGPSTATDSRVSRSNMNIYGQNFAMPVQPSNFALMTAASMNSGGNYGEKKQQTQQQSQQLGSKAGVEPLASQAFAMSFSSANGTTAPGLGISSLAPNHAILQSHPGSTRQGYQHIMAAQQKKDNYHAYEEGKRGTHDASNVQEEKKAGKSSGTAGQSIAFSRPNMPDSSDSTLAGKDVIDSSICTLGSAPARTSGPVMPASIVSVNVANAQQQLQRNQQQQLQFGTASAPRSKTPATSNGSAYPDHFHSSSIAAKFSNVLSAYPQNLIQSSSSPAQSPQWKNSVRTTSSQVPSQSLPSTSSLKNISQQQGRPQQSPTQISFAANPKSPQGQQPLSSTPSPSPMMVGSPTTSLSRSAGGSPRTTGSSSTSNKGGQASGLSSQQAKNSPTVPSQKSSPIGGSNVPSVLGNPHISSSSNMGAKPQVALQHQQHQKHSLHQGQLFFPNAYMQAQAQHSPSSTTPATTASAYYVQRQQQTLPLGSSTTSSTSMLSLCSPVTLANSGTTDPAKAVAAAVASNMKGGLASQGLINPAQFASPQSTGKSHQLVPGFPCVHAVPSAVQVKPAEQKQPAGE; this is encoded by the exons ATGGATAGAACCAGAGAAGCGAGGAGAGTCAGTATGGCGTCCGCCGCCACGACCAATGGCCTTTCACGGCGGCGTCATAGGACTAGCTCTCTCAGAGACTCCCCAG AGGAAGACGGACCGGTGGAGACGCATGAAACGGCGCGTTTAAGGGATCGAAAGAAGGACAGAGATAGGGAACGAGAAAGATATAGAGAAAGGGAAAGAGATCGGTTGAGTAGAACCAGTAAGAGAAGAAGAGGCGATAGATTGATGAGTAATAGAGGAGATGGAGGTGATGGTACTTCTGAAGAAAGCGTAAACGATGATGAAGATGACGACGACGAAGACAGCGGCGGAACCGGCGGTGTTGGCTCTGTTCGGACGGTTTCGCCGAACATCATCGCTGGGTCTTTGTCGATGTCTAATCATCATCACCATAACCATCATCACCACCAGCTGCAGCAACATCAGCAGCATCAACATCGAAAGAGTTTTCCACCGCCGGTGAAAGTTATTAGAACAACACCATCGGCGGGGATGACTGCCAGTATGACAACGAGTACGTCTACATGGAAACCGGCCGATGAAATGATTGGTGTATCGGTGCCTAGAAAAGCTCGGTCAG CTACTAAAAGGTCTCATGAATGGGCATCAAGCGGCGGCGGCGGCGTTGGTGTTTTAGGCGGTGAACAAATTCACCGTCAAGCTTCAACTTCGCCG AAGCCTAATGCTAACGGAACAAAGCAAAGGCCACCGAAGTCGTCGTCGAAATCTTCGTCTTCAGCTCAGGAGGAGATTGAGATCGAGATTGCTGAGGTTTTATATGGTATGATGAGACAGCCACAAGTCCCATCTAAGCAAGAAATAATCGGGAACGATTCGGCCAAATTTGATTCAAGAGAAGTTAATAAACCCAATAATGACTCTAAATCAGTCGTCTCTTCGCCGATCTCCATCTCCCCATCAACTCTTCCTCAATCATCCTCTATTTTGCCTTCATATTCTAGCTCCTCTGCTACTCCTATGTCTGCAATTG CTCCAAAGAGGAAAAGACCAAGACCGGTGAAGTATGAGGATGAGAATACGACTACAACGACACCTCCACCTCCTATTTTCCCTCCTAGACATAGTTCCATTTCATCTACTACAACTAAGGTTGAAATTGATCAACCAGCTAAAGTTGAAGCAACTTCTCCCAATTTGGAGAAAAATTCAGGACCCGTGGCTGAAAATGATAGCGGTGCTTGCGATTTGATGAGTTCTTCAAAAGCTGGACCAGTTTCATCAGAGTTGGTTCAAGCGGAACCAGTGAAAGAAGAGAAGAATAATTTGGCACTGGATTCTAAGCCTTCGACTGAAGAATCTGAGAGTAGAGATATCGGTATCGGTAATAAAGAAGAGTCTCAATCGCCAAAGAAGGAATCTTTATCATCTCCTGCTGATAATCCTTCTTCCGCTGGTCTGCCATTGGATGACGAGCGTGAGAAATCGACAGTGACAAAAGC GAATTCAACAGTTTGTGAGAATGAGAGTCAGCGGGAAGAGAAGTTCCAGATAGATCTGATG gCACCTCCTCCATCTAGATCATCTCCAGAAAGGGAAGGTGAGACTGATGTTGGGGCTTCAGATCCTAAGCCAGTGGCCGCAGATGTGGAATTG GAGATGAAGTCTTTGGTGAATGAAGATGACAAAAGAATGAAAATTGGGAAGGGAGATGTGAATGTGGAAGTTGAGGATAACAATAAGAAGGCCCAACCTAGTGCTGAAGAAGCTGATTCGCAGAAGCCTGTTGTAAATAAAGAAAGGAATCTTGATCTCCAGCTTGATTTGGAGAAATCTGACAGAGATAGTGGTTCAGGTAGTGTTAGTGGGAACAAGCTCAACCACCATGTTCAAAAGCTACATCATCAACATCCTAGTGTAGAGAAAACTG CACATTCTGGTTCTTTACCTTTGCCGATGTCAATTGCTAGCTGGCCTGGTGGACTTCCTCCAATGGG CAGATACATGGCTCCTCTACAAGGTGTTGTATCCATGGAGGGGAGCGCTGTGTCTTCAGCTGCTATCCAG CCTCCACATTTGCTTTTTTCTCAACCGAGGCCAAAGAGATGTGCAACCCATTGCTACATTGCACGGAATATTCACAAGCACCAGCAAATGATGAAGATGAATGCTTTCTGGCCGGCAGCACCTGGTTCAGCTTCACTGTATGGCCCAAAGGCTTGTAATCTAAATGTTGTACCGCCTTCAGAATTGCATGGAAACATTCCTGGGAGAGGGGTGAATTCTGTGCAAGAGAAGGGGCAGGGTCTTGCAATTTTTCCTGGTCATGTGTGCAAAGATAAAAGTTCTACGGCTGCTAACAACATGGTGGATGCCGCACAGAGAAAGCAAATAATGCTCCAGCAAGCTCTACCCCCAGGAGCACCCAATAATATCATG CAAGGCCCTGCTTTTATTTTCCCATTGAACCAGCAGGCTGCTGCAGCATCTGTCCGACCTGGGTATGTGAAATCTCCTCCTGCTGCTTGTAGCACAGCTGCATCGAGTACATCTAACTCTGCCTTACTAAGTGCCACCCCAGCTGGTGCAACTGCAGCCCCGGCATTTAGCTTCAACTACCCAAATATCACAGGCAATGAAACTCAATACTTGGCAATTCTGCAGAATAATCCCTATCCATTTCCAATTCCTGCACATGTTGGGGCGCCACCTGCTTATCGTGGGAATCATGCTCAACCTATGCCTTTTATTCATGGATCTTTCTATTCTTCCTCTCAAATGCTTCACCCTTCACAGCTtcaacaacagcagcagcaacagCCACCCACACAGTTTCAACAAAGCCAACAAGGTCATCAGAACACTAGCATGTCCAGTGGTTCATCCTCCTCCCAGAAGAATTTGCAGAACCAGCAGCAGAGGTCACATGGAGGTGATGTCAGTAGTGGCAGTGGAAACTCTCAAGTGTTTCATGCCTCTAAAAAGGATTCACCTCATCCCTTACAACTATGGCAACAGCAGCAACAGCCGAGTCAGAATGATTCTCATCAACCTAGGCAACTTGATGGTGAATCAGATGGCAAAGATGGCCCATCAACTGCTACTGATAGCAGAGTATCTCGTTCAAATATGAATATCTATGGTCAGAATTTTGCTATGCCTGTACAGCCTTCAAACTTTGCTTTGATGACCGCTGCTTCAATGAATTCTGGTGGTAATTATGGGGAAAAGAAGCAACAGACACAGCAGCAGTCACAACAGCTAGGCTCAAAGGCTGGAGTCGAGCCTCTTGCATCTCAAGCTTTTGCAATGTCATTTTCATCTGCTAATGGTACTACTGCTCCTGGCCTTGGTATTTCTTCCCTAGCACCGAATCATGCAATTCTTCAGAGCCATCCAGGAAGTACAAGGCAAGGCTATCAGCATATTATGGCTGCTCAACAGAAGAAGGATAATTATCATGCTTATGAAGAAGGGAAGCGTGGAACTCATGATGCATCCAATGTGCAAGAAGAAAAGAAGGCAGGAAAAAGTTCAGGCACCGCTGGGCAGTCCATTGCCTTCTCCAGGCCAAATATGCCTGATTCAAGTGATTCCACTCTTGCAGGCAAAGATGTCATCGATAGTTCTATCTGTACGCTTGGCTCTGCTCCTGCTCGAACTTCAGGGCCTGTTATGCCCGCTTCAATCGTTAGTGTTAATGTTGCTAATGCGCAGCAGCAACTTCAGCGGAATCAACAGCAGCAGCTCCAATTCGGGACTGCTTCTGCTCCTCGGAGTAAGACACCAGCAACAAGTAATGGAAGTGCTTACCCTGATCACTTTCACTCTTCATCTATAGCTGCCAAGTTTTCGAATGTGCTGTCTGCATATCCTCAAAATCTAATACAAAGCAGCAGCAGTCCTGCTCAGTCTCCTCAATGGAAGAATTCTGTGAGGACAACTAGCTCTCAAGTTCCTTCTCAATCTCTACCATCAACTTCATCCCTCAAGAATATTTCCCAGCAACAAGGTCGGCCACAGCAAAGCCCCACACAGATTTCTTTTGCTGCTAATCCTAAATCACCACAAGGTCAACAGCCTCTTAGTAGCACTCCTTCCCCTTCTCCAATGATGGTTGGCTCTCCCACAACTTCGCTCTCCAGGAGTGCTGGTGGTAGCCCAAGGACAACAGGTTCCTCTTCCACCAGCAACAAAGGTGGCCAAGCATCTGGTTTATCATCCCAACAAGCTAAGAACTCACCGACTGTGCCTAGTCAGAAGTCATCTCCTATTGGTGGGAGTAATGTGCCATCTGTCCTGGGAAACCCTCACATAAGTTCATCTTCAAATATGGGAGCCAAGCCTCAAGTGGCACTACAGCATCAGCAACATCAAAAGCATTCACTTCATCAAGGGCAGCTGTTCTTCCCAAATGCTTACATGCAGGCTCAAGCTCAACATTCACCAAGTTCGACAACACCTGCAACAACAGCAAGTGCATATTATGTTCAAAGACAACAGCAGACTCTACCTCTGGGTTCATCAACAACTTCATCAACTTCGATGTTATCGTTGTGTTCTCCGGTTACTCTTGCCAACAGCGGCACCACCGACCCTGCAAAAGCTGTAGCAGCTGCTGTGGCAAGCAACATGAAAGGTGGGTTGGCATCCCAGGGACTTATCAATCCTGCACAATTTGCTTCTCCACAATCCACTGGAAAGTCACATCAGCTGGTACCAGGCTTCCCATGTGTTCATGCTGTCCCTTCGGCTGTTCAGGTAAAACCAGCAGAACAGAAACAACCTGCTGGTGAGTAA
- the LOC121203125 gene encoding protein TIME FOR COFFEE isoform X15, whose product MDRTREARRVSMASAATTNGLSRRRHRTSSLRDSPEEDGPVETHETARLRDRKKDRDRERERYRERERDRLSRTSKRRRGDRLMSNRGDGGDGTSEESVNDDEDDDDEDSGGTGGVGSVRTVSPNIIAGSLSMSNHHHHNHHHHQLQQHQQHQHRKSFPPPVKVIRTTPSAGMTASMTTSTSTWKPADEMIGVSVPRKARSATKRSHEWASSGGGGVGVLGGEQIHRQASTSPPNANGTKQRPPKSSSKSSSSAQEEIEIEIAEVLYGMMRQPQVPSKQEIIGNDSAKFDSREVNKPNNDSKSVVSSPISISPSTLPQSSSILPSYSSSSATPMSAIAPKRKRPRPVKYEDENTTTTTPPPPIFPPRHSSISSTTTKVEIDQPAKVEATSPNLEKNSGPVAENDSGACDLMSSSKAGPVSSELVQAEPVKEEKNNLALDSKPSTEESESRDIGIGNKEESQSPKKESLSSPADNPSSAGLPLDDEREKSTVTKANSTVCENESQREEKFQIDLMAPPPSRSSPEREGETDVGASDPKPVAADVELEMKSLVNEDDKRMKIGKGDVNVEVEDNNKKAQPSAEEADSQKPVVNKERNLDLQLDLEKSDRDSGSGSVSGNKLNHHVQKLHHQHPSVEKTAHSGSLPLPMSIASWPGGLPPMGRYMAPLQGVVSMEGSAVSSAAIQPPHLLFSQPRPKRCATHCYIARNIHKHQQMMKMNAFWPAAPGSASLYGPKACNLNVVPPSELHGNIPGRGVNSVQEKGQGLAIFPGHVCKDKSSTAANNMVDAAQRKQIMLQQALPPGAPNNIMQGPAFIFPLNQQAAAASVRPGYVKSPPAACSTAASSTSNSALLSATPAGATAAPAFSFNYPNITGNETQYLAILQNNPYPFPIPAHVGAPPAYRGNHAQPMPFIHGSFYSSSQMLHPSQLQQQQQQQPPTQFQQSQQGHQNTSMSSGSSSSQKNLQNQQQRSHGGDVSSGSGNSQVFHASKKDSPHPLQLWQQQQQPSQNDSHQPRQLDGESDGKDGPSTATDSRVSRSNMNIYGQNFAMPVQPSNFALMTAASMNSGGNYGEKKQQTQQQSQQLGSKAGVEPLASQAFAMSFSSANGTTAPGLGISSLAPNHAILQSHPGSTRQGYQHIMAAQQKKDNYHAYEEGKRGTHDASNVQEEKKAGKSSGTAGQSIAFSRPNMPDSSDSTLAGKDVIDSSICTLGSAPARTSGPVMPASIVSVNVANAQQQLQRNQQQQLQFGTASAPRSKTPATSNGSAYPDHFHSSSIAAKFSNVLSAYPQNLIQSSSSPAQSPQWKNSVRTTSSQVPSQSLPSTSSLKNISQQQGRPQQSPTQISFAANPKSPQGQQPLSSTPSPSPMMVGSPTTSLSRSAGGSPRTTGSSSTSNKGGQASGLSSQQAKNSPTVPSQKSSPIGGSNVPSVLGNPHISSSSNMGAKPQVALQHQQHQKHSLHQGQLFFPNAYMQAQAQHSPSSTTPATTASAYYVQRQQQTLPLGSSTTSSTSMLSLCSPVTLANSGTTDPAKAVAAAVASNMKGGLASQGLINPAQFASPQSTGKSHQLVPGFPCVHAVPSAVQVKPAEQKQPAGE is encoded by the exons ATGGATAGAACCAGAGAAGCGAGGAGAGTCAGTATGGCGTCCGCCGCCACGACCAATGGCCTTTCACGGCGGCGTCATAGGACTAGCTCTCTCAGAGACTCCCCAG AGGAAGACGGACCGGTGGAGACGCATGAAACGGCGCGTTTAAGGGATCGAAAGAAGGACAGAGATAGGGAACGAGAAAGATATAGAGAAAGGGAAAGAGATCGGTTGAGTAGAACCAGTAAGAGAAGAAGAGGCGATAGATTGATGAGTAATAGAGGAGATGGAGGTGATGGTACTTCTGAAGAAAGCGTAAACGATGATGAAGATGACGACGACGAAGACAGCGGCGGAACCGGCGGTGTTGGCTCTGTTCGGACGGTTTCGCCGAACATCATCGCTGGGTCTTTGTCGATGTCTAATCATCATCACCATAACCATCATCACCACCAGCTGCAGCAACATCAGCAGCATCAACATCGAAAGAGTTTTCCACCGCCGGTGAAAGTTATTAGAACAACACCATCGGCGGGGATGACTGCCAGTATGACAACGAGTACGTCTACATGGAAACCGGCCGATGAAATGATTGGTGTATCGGTGCCTAGAAAAGCTCGGTCAG CTACTAAAAGGTCTCATGAATGGGCATCAAGCGGCGGCGGCGGCGTTGGTGTTTTAGGCGGTGAACAAATTCACCGTCAAGCTTCAACTTCGCCG CCTAATGCTAACGGAACAAAGCAAAGGCCACCGAAGTCGTCGTCGAAATCTTCGTCTTCAGCTCAGGAGGAGATTGAGATCGAGATTGCTGAGGTTTTATATGGTATGATGAGACAGCCACAAGTCCCATCTAAGCAAGAAATAATCGGGAACGATTCGGCCAAATTTGATTCAAGAGAAGTTAATAAACCCAATAATGACTCTAAATCAGTCGTCTCTTCGCCGATCTCCATCTCCCCATCAACTCTTCCTCAATCATCCTCTATTTTGCCTTCATATTCTAGCTCCTCTGCTACTCCTATGTCTGCAATTG CTCCAAAGAGGAAAAGACCAAGACCGGTGAAGTATGAGGATGAGAATACGACTACAACGACACCTCCACCTCCTATTTTCCCTCCTAGACATAGTTCCATTTCATCTACTACAACTAAGGTTGAAATTGATCAACCAGCTAAAGTTGAAGCAACTTCTCCCAATTTGGAGAAAAATTCAGGACCCGTGGCTGAAAATGATAGCGGTGCTTGCGATTTGATGAGTTCTTCAAAAGCTGGACCAGTTTCATCAGAGTTGGTTCAAGCGGAACCAGTGAAAGAAGAGAAGAATAATTTGGCACTGGATTCTAAGCCTTCGACTGAAGAATCTGAGAGTAGAGATATCGGTATCGGTAATAAAGAAGAGTCTCAATCGCCAAAGAAGGAATCTTTATCATCTCCTGCTGATAATCCTTCTTCCGCTGGTCTGCCATTGGATGACGAGCGTGAGAAATCGACAGTGACAAAAGC GAATTCAACAGTTTGTGAGAATGAGAGTCAGCGGGAAGAGAAGTTCCAGATAGATCTGATG gCACCTCCTCCATCTAGATCATCTCCAGAAAGGGAAGGTGAGACTGATGTTGGGGCTTCAGATCCTAAGCCAGTGGCCGCAGATGTGGAATTG GAGATGAAGTCTTTGGTGAATGAAGATGACAAAAGAATGAAAATTGGGAAGGGAGATGTGAATGTGGAAGTTGAGGATAACAATAAGAAGGCCCAACCTAGTGCTGAAGAAGCTGATTCGCAGAAGCCTGTTGTAAATAAAGAAAGGAATCTTGATCTCCAGCTTGATTTGGAGAAATCTGACAGAGATAGTGGTTCAGGTAGTGTTAGTGGGAACAAGCTCAACCACCATGTTCAAAAGCTACATCATCAACATCCTAGTGTAGAGAAAACTG CACATTCTGGTTCTTTACCTTTGCCGATGTCAATTGCTAGCTGGCCTGGTGGACTTCCTCCAATGGG CAGATACATGGCTCCTCTACAAGGTGTTGTATCCATGGAGGGGAGCGCTGTGTCTTCAGCTGCTATCCAG CCTCCACATTTGCTTTTTTCTCAACCGAGGCCAAAGAGATGTGCAACCCATTGCTACATTGCACGGAATATTCACAAGCACCAGCAAATGATGAAGATGAATGCTTTCTGGCCGGCAGCACCTGGTTCAGCTTCACTGTATGGCCCAAAGGCTTGTAATCTAAATGTTGTACCGCCTTCAGAATTGCATGGAAACATTCCTGGGAGAGGGGTGAATTCTGTGCAAGAGAAGGGGCAGGGTCTTGCAATTTTTCCTGGTCATGTGTGCAAAGATAAAAGTTCTACGGCTGCTAACAACATGGTGGATGCCGCACAGAGAAAGCAAATAATGCTCCAGCAAGCTCTACCCCCAGGAGCACCCAATAATATCATG CAAGGCCCTGCTTTTATTTTCCCATTGAACCAGCAGGCTGCTGCAGCATCTGTCCGACCTGGGTATGTGAAATCTCCTCCTGCTGCTTGTAGCACAGCTGCATCGAGTACATCTAACTCTGCCTTACTAAGTGCCACCCCAGCTGGTGCAACTGCAGCCCCGGCATTTAGCTTCAACTACCCAAATATCACAGGCAATGAAACTCAATACTTGGCAATTCTGCAGAATAATCCCTATCCATTTCCAATTCCTGCACATGTTGGGGCGCCACCTGCTTATCGTGGGAATCATGCTCAACCTATGCCTTTTATTCATGGATCTTTCTATTCTTCCTCTCAAATGCTTCACCCTTCACAGCTtcaacaacagcagcagcaacagCCACCCACACAGTTTCAACAAAGCCAACAAGGTCATCAGAACACTAGCATGTCCAGTGGTTCATCCTCCTCCCAGAAGAATTTGCAGAACCAGCAGCAGAGGTCACATGGAGGTGATGTCAGTAGTGGCAGTGGAAACTCTCAAGTGTTTCATGCCTCTAAAAAGGATTCACCTCATCCCTTACAACTATGGCAACAGCAGCAACAGCCGAGTCAGAATGATTCTCATCAACCTAGGCAACTTGATGGTGAATCAGATGGCAAAGATGGCCCATCAACTGCTACTGATAGCAGAGTATCTCGTTCAAATATGAATATCTATGGTCAGAATTTTGCTATGCCTGTACAGCCTTCAAACTTTGCTTTGATGACCGCTGCTTCAATGAATTCTGGTGGTAATTATGGGGAAAAGAAGCAACAGACACAGCAGCAGTCACAACAGCTAGGCTCAAAGGCTGGAGTCGAGCCTCTTGCATCTCAAGCTTTTGCAATGTCATTTTCATCTGCTAATGGTACTACTGCTCCTGGCCTTGGTATTTCTTCCCTAGCACCGAATCATGCAATTCTTCAGAGCCATCCAGGAAGTACAAGGCAAGGCTATCAGCATATTATGGCTGCTCAACAGAAGAAGGATAATTATCATGCTTATGAAGAAGGGAAGCGTGGAACTCATGATGCATCCAATGTGCAAGAAGAAAAGAAGGCAGGAAAAAGTTCAGGCACCGCTGGGCAGTCCATTGCCTTCTCCAGGCCAAATATGCCTGATTCAAGTGATTCCACTCTTGCAGGCAAAGATGTCATCGATAGTTCTATCTGTACGCTTGGCTCTGCTCCTGCTCGAACTTCAGGGCCTGTTATGCCCGCTTCAATCGTTAGTGTTAATGTTGCTAATGCGCAGCAGCAACTTCAGCGGAATCAACAGCAGCAGCTCCAATTCGGGACTGCTTCTGCTCCTCGGAGTAAGACACCAGCAACAAGTAATGGAAGTGCTTACCCTGATCACTTTCACTCTTCATCTATAGCTGCCAAGTTTTCGAATGTGCTGTCTGCATATCCTCAAAATCTAATACAAAGCAGCAGCAGTCCTGCTCAGTCTCCTCAATGGAAGAATTCTGTGAGGACAACTAGCTCTCAAGTTCCTTCTCAATCTCTACCATCAACTTCATCCCTCAAGAATATTTCCCAGCAACAAGGTCGGCCACAGCAAAGCCCCACACAGATTTCTTTTGCTGCTAATCCTAAATCACCACAAGGTCAACAGCCTCTTAGTAGCACTCCTTCCCCTTCTCCAATGATGGTTGGCTCTCCCACAACTTCGCTCTCCAGGAGTGCTGGTGGTAGCCCAAGGACAACAGGTTCCTCTTCCACCAGCAACAAAGGTGGCCAAGCATCTGGTTTATCATCCCAACAAGCTAAGAACTCACCGACTGTGCCTAGTCAGAAGTCATCTCCTATTGGTGGGAGTAATGTGCCATCTGTCCTGGGAAACCCTCACATAAGTTCATCTTCAAATATGGGAGCCAAGCCTCAAGTGGCACTACAGCATCAGCAACATCAAAAGCATTCACTTCATCAAGGGCAGCTGTTCTTCCCAAATGCTTACATGCAGGCTCAAGCTCAACATTCACCAAGTTCGACAACACCTGCAACAACAGCAAGTGCATATTATGTTCAAAGACAACAGCAGACTCTACCTCTGGGTTCATCAACAACTTCATCAACTTCGATGTTATCGTTGTGTTCTCCGGTTACTCTTGCCAACAGCGGCACCACCGACCCTGCAAAAGCTGTAGCAGCTGCTGTGGCAAGCAACATGAAAGGTGGGTTGGCATCCCAGGGACTTATCAATCCTGCACAATTTGCTTCTCCACAATCCACTGGAAAGTCACATCAGCTGGTACCAGGCTTCCCATGTGTTCATGCTGTCCCTTCGGCTGTTCAGGTAAAACCAGCAGAACAGAAACAACCTGCTGGTGAGTAA